The genomic window TTCCGCGAAACGCTCAACTCAATTCCCTTGGCATCCTGAACCGGCAACTTATAGTCGGGAGCAACCGGCAAAGCCTAGCGCAACAAGAGCCGGCTTACAAAATATCCATAGGGAGAGAGCGATGATGTCCAAGAACCGGAGGTTTCCGGCGGGCGCCTTGCGAGCCCTTGTCATCTCCGCAAGCGCTGCTCTAGTCGTCGCGGCGGGAAGCGCCTTCGCGGCACCTTACCCCGAACGGCCCATCAAGTTGATCGTGCCGTGGGCGGCTGGCGGCGATACCGACAGCATCTACCGGGTTTTCGCCCAGTTGTTGCAGAAGCAACTCGGCCAGCCTGTGATCATCGCCAACGTGAGCGGCGCGTCGGGCACCGTGGGCGAGCGCGAGGCTTCAAAGGCTACGCCGGATGGCTACACGATCTTTGCACCCCACGATTTCGTTCATTCGGTCTATTTCGCCGGATTGACGGACATCAAATACGACAAGGCCTTCGATCCCATCTGCCTGGTGTCGGCGACACCGTCGGTGATCACGGCGAGCGCGAAGACACCATGGAAGACGTTCAAGGAGATGGTAGCGGACGCCAAAGCCCATCCCGGCGCGATTACCGCCGGAGCCTCACTCGGCTCCACCAGTCAATATTCCATTGCGCTGATGGCGAAGGCCGTCGAGATCAAGCTCAAATACGTTCCTTATGACGGCACAGCCGAGCGCATGAACGCGCTGCTCGGTGGCCATATCGACCTTGCGGATTCAAACCTCACGCAGAAGGCCAAGGTCGACGCCGGCCTGCTCAAATTCCTTGCCATCATGAGCGAGAAGCGCAGCCCGGAATTGCCGAACGTGCCGACCCTGAAGGAACTCGGCTATGACGTGGATTATGCGGTCAATCGCGGCCTCATGGTCCCGAAGGATGTACCGGCGGAAATCCAGGCGAAGCTGGAATCGGCTTGCGCGGCGGCGACCAAGGAATCTGAGTTCGCCAAGGCGATGAAGTTGCAGGGCACCGAAGTCCGTTATTTGGCCAGCAAGGACTATGCCGCCTTCCTGAAGAAGGAGGATGCCAAGACCAAAGAGCTCACAAGGGAGCTCGGCCTGTTGAAGCGCGAATAATGCTCACGCGCGATGGCGTGGCGGGGCTTGTCTGCCTCGCCGTTAGTATTTGGCTGTTGCTGCTCACGCGTGGGTTGCCGCCGGCGATCATGGTGCCGATCGGCCCGGCGTTCTATCCGCGCGTAGTGCTGTTGATTCTGGCAGCGTTGAGCCTCGTACTGATCGGGCTTGACGTTGCCACCGCAGCGCAACGCCGCGCCGCAATCGCTACAGCTCCCGAAGCCGTCGAACCTCCGCCCAATTACCGGCTGGTGCTTGCTACCTTTCTTGAGTTCGGGCTCTACATCGTGCTCCTGCCGGAGCTCGGCTTTCGCCTTGCCACGTTCGTATTTGTTCTGGCGCTGCAGATCACGCTGGACTTGCCGCGTTCGTGGAAGCGGTGGAGTCTCGCTGTCATTGTCGCCCTCGCGACGTCGTTCGTATGTTATCTGGTGTTCGAGGACTACCTGTCGGTGATCCTGCCGCGCGGATCCTGGAGCGGGCTGTGAATCATTACGAATTGCTTCTCACCAATCTCGAAACGATTTTGCATCTGAAATATCTGGTGCCGTTGATCTTAGGCACGATTGCCGGTGTCATTGGCGGCGCGTTGCCCGGCGTCACCATAACCATGACCGTGATCATGGTGTTGCCGTTCACCTTCGGGCTCGATCCGCTGCAGGGGCTGGCGGCGATGATCGGCGTGTACACCGGCGGATCGGCAGGCGGCTCGATCACCGCCAGTCTGATCGGAATTCCAGGAACCCCGTCCGCCGTTGCCACCACATTCGACGGCTATCCGATGACGCGGAATGGCCAGCCGGGTCGCGCGGTCTGGGTCGGCGTCTGGTCGGCTTTTCTTGGCGGTGTCCTCGGCGGCCTTTTCCTGATTGAGCTCACCGGCGTCTTCGCTTCGATCGCATTGCAGTTCGGGCCGTGGGAATTCTTCTCGCTTTTCATTTTTGCCCTGTCGATGGTAGCCGGACTGGTCGGCAAGTCGGTCACGAAAGGACTGCTGTCGGGAGCGATCGGCCTCGTCGTCACCGTGATCGGCCCTGATCCCATTCTTGGGACCCAGCGGCTGACGATGGGTTTTGACTTTCTCGAAGGGGGACTCGACTTTCTGCCGGTCCTCATCGGCATTTTCGCTTTCGCGCAGCTGATGCCGGATGTCGAGCGGATCGGACAGGAGAGCACGCAAGAACGCGTGACGCATCGGTTAAGCCTGAAGGTGTCGCAGTTTGCCGCCCTGTGGGAAATCATCAGCCGGCCCTTCCTGCTGGTGTGGTCAACGCTGATCGGCGTGCTCATCGGTATCCTGCCGGCGATCGGCGGCAGCGCCGCCAATATCATGGCCTACGATCAGGCGAAAAAATTCTCTCGCCATCCGGAAAAGTTCGGCACCGGGATTCCCGAGGGCATCATCGCCTCGGAATCATCGAACAATGCCAATGTCGCCGGATCGCTGATGATGATCATGGCGTTCGGCATTCCCGGCGATGCGGTCACTGCCGTGATGATGGGAGCACTGACGATCCACGGCATCCAGCCCGGCCCGTTGTTTATCTCGCAGCATCCCGATGTCGCCTATGGAATATACGGCGCCTATATCGTTTCGCTGCCGCTGATGGTGCTGGTAATCTGGATCGGTTCGCGCGCCTGGCTGCGTGTCATCATCATGCCGAAGTCGATCCTGATCCCGATCATCCTTGTGCTCTCGGTCATCGGCGCCTATGCGCTCGGTAACAGCATGAACGATGTTTACGTCCTCGCGCTGTTCTGCGTCATCGGCTACGCCATGGTGAAGGCCCGCATCCCGCTGGCGCCACTGATCCTGGGGGTGGTGCTCGGGGATGCGATCGAGTCGAATCTGATCCGCGCTGTCTCGACCGACCCGGATCCCTGGCAGTTTATCACGCGGCCGATCTCCGGACTTCTGCTCGTTGCCTCGGTCGCCTCTATCGTTTTCGCGTTTTGGCAGCATCGCCGGGAACGCCTCCGGCTGGCCGCTACGCAAGAAGAAGACACCGACTTCTAATTCATTGTCGAGGAGGCTGCCGCGCCGAACTGCCGCTCGCAAACTGCAGCCGTTTGCCTCGCGCCGACGCGCTGTCAGCTTTAGCGTTTTCTTCAGCAAACGCAGACGACTCGGCGCTATTCGAAAAAGAGACTCACTCTTGTTCCAGAAGCAGACTCAAACTCATTTGGAAAAACTCATTTTATAAGGGGTGAACAGACTCAGTTCTATCTGCGGCGCATACCCATTCGCGGAAGAGCTGAATCCGCGAAGCGCAGCACAACGGCCGGCAACGGCGCAATGAGCAGACGAGACGGGGGGACGAGAGGCGGACAGGAAACGTTTGAGTTCATGCGAGTGGGGTATCTGAGTCTCAAGCTGTCGTTCACCGCCTCGTCGCGCGCTCGAGAAACTGCACCAGCGCTTTGCGGTCTGCATCCGAGCCGATGGTTTGTTCGGGCATTTTTGTGCCAGGCGTATAGGCCGCAGGGCCGATTTCGAAAAGCTTCGAGACTGTCTCGGGCGTCCAGACGATATCGAGTTTCTTCAGCGGCTCGGAGAAATTGTAGCCTGGCAAGGTCGCGATCCTCCGCCCGAAAATTCCCGACAGCGTCGGGCCGGCCTTGTTGCCCTGATCTGGGGAAAGCGTGTGGCAGGCGACGCATGCGCGAAAGATTTCCGCGCCACGGTCACCTGCGTAAGCGGCAAGCGTGTCGTTCGGGCTTTCCTGAATGGTCGCTCCGATAGGCTCGCCTGTGAGAGCGTTCCAACGCCGGATCATGTTATCGGCGCCGCCGGTCAGCAGCGTGCTGCTGTCCGGCATGAACGCCACTGACCACACTGGAAGTCCCGGCCCGACCAGCCTGCGGGCAAGCTTGCGCGTCTTGCGATCAATGATTGCGACCGATCCGCGAATATCTGCTGCTGCGAGTAGCGCGCCGTCCTTCGATATGGCCATTGCAATCACTGGATTCGGCGCGGCGGCCACCTCGCTCGCAAGCTTGCCTGTGCGGTCAAGGAAATAGACTTTTCCGTTCGCACCGGCGGTGGCGATCTCGCCGTCATCGGCTACCGCGACGGAATTGAGCGGCACGGGCAGGGTGACGATCGATGGCGAAGCAAGGGTGTCGAGAGGCCAGATACGGAGTGTCAGGTCGTAGCTGACGCTGACGAGTGTCTTTCCGTCAGCGCTGAATGCTATTCCATTGACGTTCTGCGTGTGCCCCTCGAGCACGCGCGCCGTTCCACCGGTGAGAGGCCAGAGGCGTACGGTATGATCCCATGCTGCGGAGGCGAGAACTGATCCATCTGGCGATAACGCAAGCGCAACGATCGGCGCGGTATGGCCTTCGAACACGGTATCGGGCTGTTGCTTGCCGGGAGTCCAAATCGCGATGCGGCCGTCGGCGCCTGCCGTCACGGCGCGGCCGTCCTTGAGGAGGGTTGTTGCGTTGACGGCGTCGGCGTGAAACCGCAGAACCTGTTCGGCAATGTCGCGGCTGAGTGACCAGCGGATCGCGCTGCTGTCGAAACTTCCCGAGAGCAGCGTCTGTCCATCGGTAGAAATCGACAGCGCACGAACGGGGCCGCCGTGGCCCCGTAACTGCGCGTCGGCAGGTGCAGCATTGAGCGCACCAATGAGCACGCCGATCACGAGAGGCAAGCGCAGTCGATAGCTCCTGCTGGTGCGGCCAATGTCTGGCACTGAGGGTTCCCTCGAAGGCCTATCCATCCGCGTAAAGTGTATCGAAACATTGAAATCATGGTCGATAAACCGGGAGAAAATACGATCGTTTGATGCGCTCGTTGATGCAGGGGCCTGATGGTCGGATCGGAATGTGGTCAGGCGAAGTAGCGGATCTTGCCCGCCGGCGAGGTGTCGTAGCCGGAAAGATCTTTCGCGCGTTGTTGGAAGAGGGGCTGCGAAATGAAGTTCACTAGCGCTTGCAGCGCGGGCTTGAAATATGAGCGCTGCCGCATCACGAGATCAAAATTTTCCCAGAGCAGCGGAAGAAAATCGAGATCGGCCGCTTTGGCGGCCGCTCGTGTCGCGATACCGCAATCGGCGCGTCCGGCGCGGATCGCTGTGGCGAGGTCAGGTCCGGTCAGGCACGGCGGATCGATGCGGCGCAGATCCTTCAGCTTCGCGCCATGCTGTTTGAGAAGTTTATCAAGCAGCATTTGTGCGCCGGCGCCTGGTTGCCTGATAGCCACAGTGGCACCTGACTTCAGAACATCAGCGATGCCTGTCAGGTTCTTCGGGTTTCCCGGTTGGAGCAGGAGCCCCTGTTCACGCCGGACGAATCCGACCAGCACAGCATCGTGCAGACCGGCCATCGTGCGCACAGCAGCGACATTGGCATCACCGTCCTGCGTGTCTTCTTCGGCATGAAAATGGATCGCAGCGGCTATCGCCTCCGCGCGCAGGACGCGGCTAACGCCGTTCTCGGTCCCTTCAACAAGCGTTGCAAGGCCGGAGCCGGATTCGCGCAGGCTCCACTCGAGCAGCCCATCCTGACTTCCACCGACGATCAAAGGCGCATCGGCAGGAGCCATACCCGCGGGTCGCATCAATCCTGACAAGACCCAGCGATCAAGCGCTTCACGCGGGAAAAGCCACTTGCCCGTCACCTTGGTGCAGGGGATCGCGCCCTCGGCCACCAGCTCGTAGAGCTTGCGCTCTCCGAGTCGAAGGTACTCCGACGCCTCGTTCGTGGTCAGCAGATCCATCCTGCATTTATATGCATATTTTTGTTTATTTTCAATTGATTGACATTCCTGGAAAATATGCAGGACAAGGCATGTGGAGGAAAAACCATGCTGGATGGAGCAAGTGCCTGGCAACTGATCATGAACGGCGATGCGGTGCTCTTCGCCATTGTGCGATTGTCGCTGGCCATCAGCCTTTCCGCGGTTGCGCTCGCGGCGATTATCGGCTTGCCGCTTGGCGCGTTGCTCGCGCTGCTGCGCTTCCCTGGGCGGAACGCGATCGTGGTGCTCGTGAATGCTTTCATGGGTCTGCCGCCCGTGGTGGTCGGTCTCGCGGTCTATCTGTTGCTGTCGCGCTCCGGACCGCTTGGCGAGCTCGGCGTTCTGTTTACACCAGGCGCGATGGTCATCGCGCAGGCGATCTTGATCGTGCCGATTATCGCCGCCCTGACGCGCCAAACGATTGAGGATCTGTGGATCGAATATCGCGACGAACTGTCGGCGATGGATGTCGGTCCGTTTGGTCGCATAACGACGCTGTTGTGGGATGCGCGCTTTAGCCTGCTCACCGCACTGCTTGCGGGGTTTGGGCGAGCGGCTGCGGAAGTTGGCGCGGTTATGATTGTCGGCGGCAATATAGACGGCTTCACCCGCACCATGACGACAGCGATTGCGCTGGAAACGTCGAAAGGAAATCTGCCCCTTGCGCTCGGCCTGGGCATGATCCTGGTCGCAATCGTTCTTGCGATCAACGCAGCGGCATGGGGCGCGCGGGTCTGGTCCGAACGGCAGGCGGGATGACGATGCGGGCACCGGCAACCGATCTTCCCGTTGTCTTCGATCACGTCACGGTGCGCACCGGCGCTACGACCATCCTCGATCGTCTCGCGCTGACCTTGACGTCTGGTGCACCGACGCTTGTCGTCGGACCGAACGGCGCGGGCAAAAGCACATTGTTGCGCCTATGCATGGGGCTGACGGAGCCGACCGAAGGCCGCGTCACCTGGGGCGGGCGTACAGACGTCAAGCCGACCCGCCGCGCGTTCGTATTCCAGCGGCCGGTGATGCTGCGCCGGACGGCTGCGGCCAACGTCGCCTATGGGCTGACTCACGCGGGTTATCCACGCGATAAGCTGGCGACACGCACGGCTGAGCTGCTCGAGCGCGTGGGCCTGTCAGACTTGGCCATGCGACCCGCGCGCCGGCTGTCCGGTGGCGAACAGCAACGACTGGCACTGGCGCGCGCTTTGGCGCGTGATCCTGAATTGCTTCTGCTCGATGAGCCGACTGCAAGTCTCGATCCCGCAGCGACGCGCGGTGTCGAGGAGATCGTTCGCAGTGCTGCACAATCCGGGATCAAGATCATCATGGCATCGCACGACCTCGGCCAGGTGCGACGGCTTGCCGGTGATGTCGTCTTCATGGTGCGCGGCACGGTGCGCGAACAGACGCCGGCTGAAGATTTCCTGAAGAATCCGTCGACGCCAGAGGCCGCGGCCTTCGTGCGCGGCGACCTCGTTGTTTGAACTGAGAAGGGGGATACGTCATGAAACGCCAGTTCGCTGCTTTGTCCTTCGCGCTCTCCCTGTTCGCGGCGGTGTCCGCAACGCCCGCTTCCGCGCAGGACAAATCCATTGTCGTCGCCTCAACCACATCGACGCAGGACTCCGGCTTGTTCGGTCACATCCTGCCTTTGTTCAAAGCCAAAACCGGGATCGAGGTGAAGGTGATCGCGCAAGGCACGGGCCAAGCGCTGGATACCGCGCGGCGCGGTGATGCGGATGTCGTTTTCGTCCACGCCAAGCCGCAGGAAGAAAAGTTCATCGCTGAAGGGCACGGCGTGAAGCGCTTCGATGTCATGTACAATGACTTCGTCCTCATCGGACCGAAGAGCGATCCCGCGGGCGTTGCTGGATCGAAGGACATTGTCGCCGCTCTGAAAACCATTCAGGCGAAAGCGTTGCCATTCGTCTCGCGTGGCGACAAATCCGGCACCCATGCGGCTGAACTGGCATTGTGGAAGCAGGCGGGCATCGATATCGAGAAGGCGAAGGGCCCATGGTATCGAGAGATCGGTCAGGGCATGGGGGCCGCACTCAACACGGCTGGTGCGATGAATGCCTATGTCCTTTCCGACCGCGGCACCTGGCTCTCCTTCAAGAACCCCGGTGAGCTTGTGATTGCGGTCGAGGGTGACAAGCGATTGTTCAACCAGTATGGCGTCATCCTCGTGAACCCGGAGAAACATCCTTCGGTCAAGAAATACCTCGGCCAGAGCTTTATCAACTGGTTGCTCTCATCCGAGGGCCAAGCCGCGATCGCAGCCTATCAGATCAACGGCAAACAACTGTTCTTTCCGAATGCTGAGAGAAATCTGGACGCGCAATCCAAGCGACAGGCTTATTTTTTTGGCACGCAATCGCCGTCGCGCAGCCGCAATCTACTCGATCACGATGCGCGGCGCGGGTTTGCTCGCGACGCCGGTGGTGATCGACATCCAGAGCTGGCGCGCGATATCGATGTAGTGTTTTGCGTGAACACTTTCTGGGGCGATCGCGACGATCGGGCGTCCGTCGTCCGTCGTTTGGCGGATTGCCATATCGAGCGGAATCTCACCGAGGAAAGGAATGCCGCGCTTCTCTGCTTCAAGCCGCGCACCGCCGTGGCCGAAGATCGGTGTGACACGGTTACAGGCTGGGCAACAAAAACTGGACATGTTTTCGATGAGTCCCAGCAGCGGGACATTGACCTTCCTAAACATCTCGATGCCGCGCCGCGCGTCAGTCAATGCGATGTCCTGCGGCGTCGAGACGATGACCGCACCTGCGAGTGGGGTCTGCTGCGCCATGGTCAGTTGCGCATCGCCGGTACCTGGCGGCAGGTCGACGACGAGAATGTCGAGATCTTTCCAGGCGACCTCGCGCAGCATCTGCCGGATGGCAGCAATGACCATCGGCCCGCGCCAGATCATGGCGATGTCTTCCTCGACCAGAAAGCCGATCGACATCAGTTGGACGCCGAAGCGCTCCATCGGCTCGAGCATGCGTGGACCCACAAGGCGCGGCTTTCCGCGCACGCCGAACATCCTGGGTTGCGAAGGTCCGTAAATGTCGGCGTCAAGAAGACCGACCTTCAATCCCAGCGCGGCAAAGCCGAGGGCGAGATTGCACGAGACCGTCGATTTGCCCACACCGCCCTTGCCGGAGGCTACGGCGATGATGTGTTGGACGCCAGGAACTCCCGCGGGCTTTGTTGTTGCAGGTGCTCCTGAATACGAATGGGGAATGGACAAGCAGATCTCCTGATCGTGCGTGCGCCGACGCGTCCGTTCACTGCGATCCGGACGGATCGTTCTTCTTGGCTTCGCGCGCTCGCAAGTAGTCCTCAGTCGACATCACAGGCGGGCGCTGTGGCGCGCCATGCGGATCAAAACTCTCATTCATCACGGCCTCGACGCGGCAATCAGCACACATCTTGATGACATCCAGCCGTCGCGCGTTCGCGCCCTGGAACATCCAGTGCTTGTCCTCGAGTTTCGACAGCACACGTTCGATCGAGCTTCGGGTTCCGAATGGTGTGCCGCAGACGATGCAATGGAAGGGCTCTTCTTCCTTGAGCACGCGCAGCGGCTCATCCCAGGCCTGGAAATCGAGGCGTGGCTCTAGGGTAATGACATCCTCTGGACATGTGGATTCACAGAGCCCGCACTGAACGCAAAGGCTCTCGGTAAACCGCAACATGGCACGGTCGGGGTTGTCGGAGAGCGCGTGTGTGGGACATGCGGTCACGCAAGCATGGCAGAGCGTGCAGCCTTCGACATTCAAGTGCACACTGCCGAACGGCGCGCCGGGGGCGAGCGGGACAACGTCAACAGGCGAGGGGGATGCACGATGCAACTCGCGGAACGTCGTCTCCAGCACACCGCGTTTCGCGCCGCGCGGAATAAAACTCGCGGGGCTTTCGGTCGCAATGCCTCTGGGCATGGCATCGAGCAGCGCACGGAGCTGATCGGGATCGTCGGTCTCAATCACGCGGACGACGCCTTCGCCGAAACCGAGCGCGGCAACGATCGTGCCTGACATCTCTGCAGCGCGGCCGAGTCCTGCGATCTCATGTCGGGGCCGCGCCCGCGTGAGGAGCGCAACGCCTGCGCCGCCATAGGCAAACACGCCAGCAATGGATTCCGGCCCAACCTGCGTGGTCTCGTTGACGCGCACCGGGAGAACATTTGCCGGCAACCCGTCGCCGAACCGGGCGAGTGCATCAATCAGCGGCTCGCCATGATCGCCGTCATGGAACAACACGACGGCGTTTTCTCCGCCGGCCTTGCGATATGTTTGCAGCAAGGTCCGCAATCGTCGCATCAGCGCGTCGGCGCTTGGCAGCGAATAGGACGCAGCTCCGGTCGGACATACCGATGCGCACGATCCGCAGCCCGCACACACGTTGGGATCGATGGCGACGGCATCGCCGTTTGGTGTGATCGCGCCCGTCGGGCACCGATCGAGGCAGCGTGTGCAGCCGGTGATGTTGGAGCGGGAATGTGCGCAGAGCGATTCCTCAAAATGGATGAAGCGCGGCTTGTCGAAGGTGCCGACGAGGTTTCCTGTATCAGCAATCGCCCTCTCGACGGCGGCGCGGTCGCGGGGATCGGCGCGCACATAGCCGGGCCGCAATTCGTGAGCCGGAAACAGCGGCAGGCCACCACTGAGATCAAGAATGAGATCACACGTGGATGTCGCGCCGTTGTGAGCGGCGCCGAACAATAACTTGCTGCGAGAGGATGGCGAGGGGATCGCGTAGTCGTCGATCGTGAGTTCGAATTTCCCGAGATACCCGCGCGCATTGCGGATCGTGCCCTGCAGGACCGGAAATTCGTTGACTGCACGCGGCGTCACGTCTTTTGGCTTGGTGAGAAGGACTGTGATGTCGAGGCGGTCGGCAAGACGCTTGGCCGCATCCACAGCAACATCGTCGCAGCCATAGATCAGCGCAACGCCGCCGCTCTCGAGCGTCACCAGCGAGATCGGAGGCATCTCTTCCGAAGCCGCTGCGATCAACGCCGCGACCTTCGGCCCTGCCGCTTCGGCATCCTTGGACCAGCCGCCGGTTTCGCGAATATTGACGAAGGTGAGAGGAACTTGCGGAAAATCTTCGGCGACTTCCTTGAACCGCGGAGCTTCCTGCGTGCAGGCCACCGTGATCTCTGCGCCCTCGGCCAATGCGGCTTTGAATTTGTCGAGCTCCAGACCGCAAAGCTGGTTCGCCTGCGTCATGCTTGCCGTACAGCCGCGCCCGATTGCCGCCGCGTCGAGCGGCATGGTCTTTTCGCAACTGCAAATCAGAAGGCGGGACTTTGAACCACTCATGCTTGACGCCCTTGAATTCTTTCCAGGCCGCGCAACTATCTGGCTGTTCACTACATGGTGCCGAATATGTGTTCGGTACAGGCACTTCGGCTACCTTGACCGAGAAAACATAAACTGTCCAACTACAAAGGGCTTAGGGGAAATCGGTCGAATGATGAATTCGCGTGCCAGGTACGCAGAGGATCCGCTCGATCTGCCTCCGGGCTACACGCTCGTGGCACTTCGCGAGCACGGCGACGCGTTTGCTCATGGCTGCGACATTGCCGGCAAAGCCGGTGCCGGAACGCTGGTTTGGGTCCGTCGCTACGATCTGGTCGAGTTTGCCGTCGTGCTTGAGCCGGATGAACCGCTGGCGTCGGCGCGCCGCGCGTTCTTTGCCGGGATGAATGCGATTGGGGATGCCATTGCGGCCCATTGCCCGCCGGAGCGTCAGGTGGATTTCATCTGGCCTGATACGATCCTGTTCGATGGTGGCGTGCTGGGTGGCGCGCGACTTGGCTGGCCAAAGGACTGTGGTGAGAGCGATGTACCGGGGTGGCTGGTGTTTGGTGTCATCCTGCGCGCGGCCGACATGGCGCATGTCGGAGAGGCTGAGGCCGCGGGCGGGGTTGCGCTCCTGAACGAAGGATTTGAGATGGTCGATACGGAAGCGATCATTGGCAGCTTCGCCCGCCATCTCATGACGGCATTCGATCGCTGGAATGAGCGGGGCTTCGATCCAGTGGCGAGCGACTATCTGGAGAGGCTTTCCAAGGAGAACGCCGACGAGCGGCGGCGTATCGATGTGAACGGTGATCTCCTCAAAACGACCGCGACGAATGGATCGCTGGCGCGGAACAGTCTTGTTGAGGGCCTCGCGAAGGTGGCGTGGTATGATCCCGCCTATCGCGCTCCGAAACTGGGATGAGGCGGATCATGAAACTTCCGCGTACCATCAGACTGGATCCGTCGGACGCGTTTGTGTTTGAGCGCGCTGCCGAGCCTGGCGAATGGGCTGTATCGGGCGCGTTCGTATTCTGGGATTGCGATCCTGCCACGCTCGGGCAGAAACAGCGCGTTGCGCTGCGGTCCGGCTTTCTTGGTGTCGACAGTCTCGGGTGGTCCACGCTGGCCGTCGTCACTGAAGCGACGGAGGCCGAAAAGTCTGCGATCGTCGAGCGGCTCGCCGCGCATCTGATCGCGGAGTTCGGCGCGCCGAATATGGAGGTCGCGCGCGCAGCAGCCGAAGAAGAAGTCACCTTCGCGTCCTCGTTGTGCGATCATTCGCCTCAGACGATTTTGGCGGTGCAGCGAACCGTTGACGGTGGCGAAATCCGCGAACGCTTCCGTACGCTCAAGCCGCGCGCGACAGAGCCGGGTGCGGATCGATTGCACAGCCACGCACCCGCCTTTACCTTTCATGAGGTTGAGGGTGACGAGCCAGCCGAGGAGGTTGATCTTCTCGGGCTTCGTGAAACCGGGCGTATCAAGGCGGACGGACCATGAGAGAATTCTGGGTCGCTTCGGGTCACCATTTTACGCGTCGTACCGATCACGGCGGGCTGGTTGCGACGCCAGAATTGATCATGGCCTATCTCGCGCGCCCTGAATTGATGCCGCCCGATGACGCGTGCGATGCCGAGCGCAACCTGCATGCGAGCCTGCTAGCTGACCCGTTTCGGCCAGTGTCAAAAGCCGACATTGCCGCGCTTGCGGACGCCGATGCGCGCGAGAACTGGACTTTCATAATCGCATTTCGCGATCGGATTCTCGCGGCGCCATCGCTTGAGGCGGTGTATGTATCGCTCGCACGCAACGGCGCGAGCGACATGCCGCCGATCTTCCTCTCGCAACTGTGCCATCTGATCCTGCGTAACGCGCTTGACGGCTGCGACGACCCCTATGTGTTGCGCGCCGCGGAACTTTTCTATCGCAGCCAGAGAGCAACGATTCATGAGGGCTTGCTGCTGCTGGCTGATGCCGAGGTCGCCGAGGCGCAGTACAACGCGCAACAGGATCTTCATTCGTCGCCGTTGACCGCGATGCTGCATCCGCAAGCGTTCGGCGAAATGGATGTGATGGATGACGACAATGCCTGGACCTACTGGTCGCAATCGGATGCGCATGGGATGGTCATGAATCTTGGCGGCAATCCCAAGGCACGAGACGGGTTGAGCCGCGTGATCGAACGCTGGATCGCTCACCTCCTGGGCGTCGCCGTAAAGGTTGAATCGATCGCGTCGATCGAGGATCGCGATTGGCGTTGGTTTGTCGGCCTCGACAGCGAGGGCACCAGAATAGGCAACGCTTTGTGGAACGGCGATGCGCTGGGACCAGACGCTGGAGCGCGGATCGTTGCCTTGAT from Nitrobacteraceae bacterium AZCC 1564 includes these protein-coding regions:
- a CDS encoding putative tricarboxylic transport membrane protein (product_source=KO:K07793; cog=COG3333; ko=KO:K07793; pfam=PF01970; transmembrane_helix_parts=Inside_1_19,TMhelix_20_42,Outside_43_61,TMhelix_62_84,Inside_85_108,TMhelix_109_131,Outside_132_140,TMhelix_141_163,Inside_164_169,TMhelix_170_189,Outside_190_257,TMhelix_258_280,Inside_281_323,TMhelix_324_346,Outside_347_360,TMhelix_361_383,Inside_384_389,TMhelix_390_412,Outside_413_468,TMhelix_469_491,Inside_492_510), with protein sequence MNHYELLLTNLETILHLKYLVPLILGTIAGVIGGALPGVTITMTVIMVLPFTFGLDPLQGLAAMIGVYTGGSAGGSITASLIGIPGTPSAVATTFDGYPMTRNGQPGRAVWVGVWSAFLGGVLGGLFLIELTGVFASIALQFGPWEFFSLFIFALSMVAGLVGKSVTKGLLSGAIGLVVTVIGPDPILGTQRLTMGFDFLEGGLDFLPVLIGIFAFAQLMPDVERIGQESTQERVTHRLSLKVSQFAALWEIISRPFLLVWSTLIGVLIGILPAIGGSAANIMAYDQAKKFSRHPEKFGTGIPEGIIASESSNNANVAGSLMMIMAFGIPGDAVTAVMMGALTIHGIQPGPLFISQHPDVAYGIYGAYIVSLPLMVLVIWIGSRAWLRVIIMPKSILIPIILVLSVIGAYALGNSMNDVYVLALFCVIGYAMVKARIPLAPLILGVVLGDAIESNLIRAVSTDPDPWQFITRPISGLLLVASVASIVFAFWQHRRERLRLAATQEEDTDF
- a CDS encoding tripartite-type tricarboxylate transporter receptor subunit TctC (product_source=COG3181; cath_funfam=3.40.190.10; cleavage_site_network=SignalP-noTM; cog=COG3181; pfam=PF03401; superfamily=53850; transmembrane_helix_parts=Inside_1_11,TMhelix_12_34,Outside_35_329), which gives rise to MMSKNRRFPAGALRALVISASAALVVAAGSAFAAPYPERPIKLIVPWAAGGDTDSIYRVFAQLLQKQLGQPVIIANVSGASGTVGEREASKATPDGYTIFAPHDFVHSVYFAGLTDIKYDKAFDPICLVSATPSVITASAKTPWKTFKEMVADAKAHPGAITAGASLGSTSQYSIALMAKAVEIKLKYVPYDGTAERMNALLGGHIDLADSNLTQKAKVDAGLLKFLAIMSEKRSPELPNVPTLKELGYDVDYAVNRGLMVPKDVPAEIQAKLESACAAATKESEFAKAMKLQGTEVRYLASKDYAAFLKKEDAKTKELTRELGLLKRE
- a CDS encoding putative tricarboxylic transport membrane protein (product_source=KO:K07794; ko=KO:K07794; pfam=PF07331; superfamily=144091; transmembrane_helix_parts=Inside_1_6,TMhelix_7_26,Outside_27_40,TMhelix_41_63,Inside_64_91,TMhelix_92_114,Outside_115_128,TMhelix_129_146,Inside_147_162); this translates as MLTRDGVAGLVCLAVSIWLLLLTRGLPPAIMVPIGPAFYPRVVLLILAALSLVLIGLDVATAAQRRAAIATAPEAVEPPPNYRLVLATFLEFGLYIVLLPELGFRLATFVFVLALQITLDLPRSWKRWSLAVIVALATSFVCYLVFEDYLSVILPRGSWSGL